TCTATAGGAAGGCGGGATTGGAGGGTGCCAAACATTCTTTCAACCCGCCCTTTTGCTTGTGGGACACTGGAGGTACGAATATCAATACCTAACTGTTTACAGGCGTAACCAAACTGTGTGAAGGTATCCTTTTCAACGGAAGTTTCACGCTTCTTTTTATACTCAAAAACCGTACGCTTATCGGTAAAAAATTGATAAGGGATCCCGTGATTACTTAGAATTTGCTGAAGCACATGGTAATAGGCGTTTAAAGTCTCTTGTTTATCAAAGAAAGCGCCAACGACTTGACCGGTAGCATCATCCACAGCGATGTGAAGATGGGTTTTGTATCCTCCAAACCATGGGTGTACAGAAGCATCCATCTGAAGCATTTCTCCGAAGTTTGCGCATCTAGGACGTCTAGGGTGAGCATCTTCAAGGTCGAGAATAGAGCTTTGCAGTGCTGCTGACTTCTTCTTGGATTTGGTCTTTGATTGAAGAGCCTTTAGCTCTTCTTTAACCGTTTTTTTTGTGGACTTGTTCGCTTTAGGCGAAAGAATATGTTCCTTTCTGAGGATGGAAGAAATACTGCTTACTGATATAGCAAGATTTTCTCTCTCCAGAAGAAGTTCAGCGTAATGGGTTAGGTTACAGTCATAGTACTTTGTCCGGTATAAGTCTAAGACCAACTGTTTTTTATCGTCGGGAAAAGCGATCGCCGGTTTTCTCTCGCGATTTCCGTGAACAAAGAAGGCCTTACCCTTCTCTTGATATCCTTTGATCAATCGATTAATGTGGC
This DNA window, taken from Isachenkonia alkalipeptolytica, encodes the following:
- a CDS encoding ISNCY family transposase translates to MDENQKYDVIKKLVDTNGNKKTAALKIGCSERHINRLIKGYQEKGKAFFVHGNRERKPAIAFPDDKKQLVLDLYRTKYYDCNLTHYAELLLERENLAISVSSISSILRKEHILSPKANKSTKKTVKEELKALQSKTKSKKKSAALQSSILDLEDAHPRRPRCANFGEMLQMDASVHPWFGGYKTHLHIAVDDATGQVVGAFFDKQETLNAYYHVLQQILSNHGIPYQFFTDKRTVFEYKKKRETSVEKDTFTQFGYACKQLGIDIRTSSVPQAKGRVERMFGTLQSRLPIELRLAGVSSIEEANEFLNSYIKKFNVQFALPIDCIKSVFEAQPDADKINQVLAILSSRKIDNGSCLKYD